A window of the Xenopus laevis strain J_2021 chromosome 9_10L, Xenopus_laevis_v10.1, whole genome shotgun sequence genome harbors these coding sequences:
- the rab11fip3.L gene encoding rab11 family-interacting protein 3 isoform X3 — protein sequence MPCSPVRMEYQVTEVTDSAYVGSESAYSECETFTDEDTGVLAPHEDPETEGVGGVSRLPPPATPEGLELSLCDISAITITSQEEQFEDFGEGAEPDPFSNHCNEEENNFTPSPNGTQRLSPCGASLSERQLLAPPSCASLGGLYCSQCHKHVNRLEDLSTRLRYLEMDSPDKRPSSRKEARRLQHSFLGEDSAEQQFSDMACDETDLTDKVLFLEQRISELERDAATTSEQQNRLRQENLHLLHRAHALEEQLKDQEVQSDEVQSEEIRKHRDELRKMERDNGYQLSSLKARVQELENENSELRSQVPDIKATVQRLEEEKQKLQDEVEALQGQVKEHCEMNQKLSGQLSKEKHNQQSHMERCQEVIEELRRELEQMQLVRLDMEHRLGLGNSAALQEYNNRTREAELEHEVRRLKQEQRALKEQNEELNGQIINLSIQGAKNLFSTTFSDSLAAEISNVSRDELMEAIQKQEEINLRLQDYIDRIIVAIMETNPAILEVKMH from the exons ATGCCATGCAGTCCTGTAAGGATGGAATATCAG GTGACCGAGGTGACAGACAGCGCCTACGTGGGCTCAGAGAGCGCCTACAGCGAGTGTGAGACTTTCACGGATGAGGATACTGGAGTGCTAGCTCCACATGAAGATCCTGAAACAGAGGGGGTTGGAGGGGTATCCAGATTGCCCCCACCTGCAAC GCCAGAGGGGTTGGAGCTGTCTCTGTGCGACATTTCGGCCATCACGATAACGAGCCAGGAGGAGCAATTTGAGGATTTTGGGGAAGGAGCTGAGCCGGACCCGTTCAGTAATCACTGCAATGAAGAAGAAAATAACTTCACCCCTTCACCTAATGGCACCCAACGGCTTTCCCCCTG TGGCGCTTCCCTGTCAGAACGACAGCTCCTGGCGCCTCCTTCGTGCGCCTCTCTGGGTGGCTTATACTGCAGCCAATGCCACAAACATGTCAACCGCCTGGAAGACCTGTCCACCCGCCTCCGCTACCTGGAAATGGACAG CCCCGACAAAAGGCCTTCTAGCAGAAAAGAAGCTCG GAGGTTACAACACAGTTTCCTGGGGGAGGACTCTGCCGAGCAGCAGTTTTCCGACATGGCTTGTGATGAGACAGATCTCACGGACAAG GTTCTGTTCTTGGAGCAGCGGATCAGCGAGCTCGAGAGAGACGCGGCCACCACCAGTGAACAGCAGAATCGGCTTCGACAAGAGAACCTCCACTTGTTACACAG GGCCCATGCTCTAGAGGAGCAGCTGAAAGATCAGGAGGTGCAATCCGATGAGGTGCAAAGCGAAGAAATCCGAAAACACCGAGACGAGCTCCGTAAAATGGAGCGAGATAATGGCTACCAGCTTAGTAGCCTAAAAGCCAG AGTACAAGAACTGGAGAATGAAAACTCCGAGCTGAGGTCTCAGGTCCCAGATATTAAGGCAACAGTCCAACGACTGGAAGAG GAGAAGCAGAAGCTGCAGGACGAGGTGGAAGCCCTGCAGGGCCAGGTGAAGGAGCACTGTGAAATGAACCAGAAACTGAGCGGACAGCTGAGCAAGGAAAAGCATAATCAGCAGTCTCATATGGAGAGGTGCCAAGAG gTGATTGAGGAGCTTCGCCGAGAACTGGAGCAAATGCAGCTGGTGCGTCTGGACATGGAGCACCGACTGGGGTTGGGTAACAGCGCTGCCCTGCAGGAATACAACAACCGAACCAGGGAGGCTGAGCTAGAGCATGAAGTGCGGAGGCTTAAACAG GAGCAACGAGCCCTGAAGGAACAAAACGAAGAGCTTAATGGACAGATCATAAACCTCAGCATCCAAGGAGCCAAAAATCTATTCTCCACAACGTTCTCAGACTCATTAGCAGCTGAAATTAGCAATGTCTCCAGGGACGAG cttatGGAGGCGATTCAGAAGCAGGAAGAGATCAACCTTCGCCTGCAGGACTACATTGACCGCATCATTGTGGCTATCATGGAGACCAACCCAGCCATCTTGGAAGTGAA AATGCATTAG